Sequence from the Candidatus Phytoplasma solani genome:
TTAAAGGTTTTATTCATGATTTGAAAACAGCTCACATTTTTAACCAAACACCAACTGGCAATAGTTTTGGTGGTAGTATTGCAATGGTTAATTGCTATTTAGTTCCAGGCACTAATTCTTTTGAAAAAATGATTTCTAAGATTGAATTAGGAGTCTATATTACTGATTTAATTGGAATGCATGCAGGGATTAAGACTTTTAGTGGAGATTTTAGCCTTCAAGCTAGTGGTTTTAAAATTGAAAAAGGCAAAATTACAACCCCTGTTAAAATGATTGTTATTTCAGGAAATTTTTTTGAAGTTTTAAAAAACATCGAAGACATTGCGAATGATTTTGAATTTCATCCTTCAGGCTTTGGTAGTGCTAGTGTTTATGTTAAAGAATTAAGTGTTGGTGGCGAAAAATAGATGAGTTTTGTAAAATTCTTTTGTTTAAATGTCTTTTTTATTAAATAATGCCTCTTTTTTTCTTAATTTTTTTAAAATATTTTCACCAAATCATTTAGAAAGAATATAAAAAACATATGTCAAAATCAGTTAATGCAAAAATAAATATCGATAATCTTATTAAATTATTATTTTTTATTGGCACTTCTGTTGTTAGTTTTATAACTATCTTTTATGTTATATTAGGTGCATTTCATGCTACAGGCTTTCAAACTCCTTTTATTTTTCTCATCCTAATATTACTAATATTTTAATTATTGTTATTCTTTTTATGAATCTTGCCAAACAAACAGATAATAAAGTTTATTATTGGGTTTGTTTGACTGCTTTAATTTCTGCTGTTATTACTTTAATTTTTGCTTCTTCAGAAATGGCTTCTAACGTTGATTTGTTAATAAATAAAGATGATATTTTTAATTATTTTTTTCGTTTACATAAAATCATTTTACCATCATTATTTTTTAATTTTTTATATTTTCTTAGATAAAAATACTCTTTCTAAAAAAAGAAGTATATTAATTATTTTTTGTCTATCCTTTAATTTATATTGTAGGAATCCAACTATTAAGTAGTTTATCTTTTTTAAAAAACAACGGGCAACAAGAAGAAAATTATTTGAAAAATTTTTTCACTCCACAAGGTTTTATTTTCAATATCTTAAAAATTGGTTTTTTATTTTTACCGGTGACCCCAAGTGTTTTAGGAATTACTTTTATTAAAGAAGAATTCAGCAATAAACACAATCTTAAAAAAGCTTTTTTAATTTTAGGCAATTGTTTGATTATCGTTACTTTAGGTGGATTTTGGTATCCTTTTCCTTTTGCAAAAAACACTTTCGATACATTTAATAATAAAACATTTGCTAACGAACTAATGGCAAGTTATTATAAAGAAAAAATAGTGATAGAAGATTATTCAGAACAACCAGCTGAAGAAACTAACACAGAAACACCAACACCACCGCTAGCTACTAACGGAAAAACACAAGGTGCTAACGCTCCAACTCCAACAACTCCAACAACTCCAACTACTGACGGACAATCACAACAAGGAACTAACAACAAACCAACTTCAACCTCAAATAATAATAATAGCGGTGCACCAAATATTATTTATAAAGATAGATTTATGCAAGAAAAAGCCTCAACTCAAGAAATAAATTATGTGCAACAAAATTGGAACCAAATCAAAAATAATGATAATCATTATGAGTTTGATGGTCGTAAGAGAAAGTTATTCTATGATATTAGAAATAAGTGTTGGTTTAGAAAAACTCAATCTTTTTGGTGGGGTAATTGGACATTTTAGCAACTAATTTATCTAACAAAAAAAGAACATTATTGAAATGTTCTTTTTTATTATAATTTGATACTTTTTTCAATAATATATATAAAAATAACCACTCTTAAAGGGTGGTTGTTTTTATATTTCAAGAAAAAACTTCTTTAATTTAGTTTTTTTAAGAATATCATTGATGTTTTTAGACTTTTTTATTATATTCAATCTTTATCCAAAAAAAGCAGTAGATGAATCTAAATTAAAAAGTCAGTTTTTTAAGGGCATTATTTGGTTGAAAGAATTGCTAAAAAGGCTTTTTGCGGTAATTGGACTTTACCTAAAGTTTTCATTTTCTTTTTCCCTTTTTTTTGTTTTTCTAAAAGTTTCTTTTTCCTAGTTACATCTCCTCCATAAAGTTTAGCGGTGACATCTTTACGCATTGCTTTGATGGTCTCGCGGGCAATAATTTTTTTACCCAAAGCGGCTTGAATAGGAATTTCAAACATCTGCTTGGGAATAAACTCTTTTAAAGCCTCACAAATAACTTTCCCTCTTTCGTAAGCAAAATCTTGATGCACAATCAAAGATAAGGCATCAATTACTTCTGAGTTTAACAAAATATCCATTTTTTGCAATTTAGAAACACGATATTGATCAATTTCATAATCAAAGGAAGCATAACCTTTGGTTAAAGATTTTAATTTATCAAAATAATTATAAATAATCTCAGAAAAAGGCAATAAATAACTAATTTGAGTTCTTTGTTGGTCGATGTATGCAATGTTTTGTAAACTACCTCTTTTATTTTGTGATAATTCCATAACCTTGCCGATATAAATTTCAGGACAGATGATAGTTGCTTTGATAAAGGGTTCTTCGATTCTTTGGATCATTTGAGCAGGTGGCAATTTAGAAGGGTTATCGACTAAAAGTTTTTGTCCTTTGAGAGTGTAGACATGATAAATCACTGAAGGAGCGGTGGCAATAACTTCAACACCAAATTCACGACTAATGCGTTCTTGAATGATTTCCATATGTAAAAGTCCTAAAAAGCCAGTTCGAAATCCAAGTCCTAACGCTGAAGAGCTTTCGGGTTCAAACATCAAAGACGAATCATTTAATTTTAATTTTTCCAAAGCATCTTTTAAAGCTTCATATTTATTAATTTCGACTGGATAAAGACCACAAAAAACTACCGAATTCATTTGTTTGTAACCAGGTAAAGGTCGTAATGTGGGATTTTGTTGAGTAGTAATGGTGTCACCTACTCTTACATGATCAATACTTTTAATAGCGGCAGTTAGATAACCAACATCTCCGGGGGCTAAAAAATCTTTAACAATTTGCTTCGGGTTATAAACTCCTACTTCTACGACTTCATAAACTTGTTTACTTGCCATAAAACGAATTTGATCGCCTTTTTTCACTGTACCATTAATTAGTCGAATCGAAGGAACGACTCCTTTGTAAGGGTCAAAATAAGAATCAAAGATTAACGCTTGCAAAGGACTTTGGGAATCTCCTTGTGGGGGGTTGATGACAGCTACAATTTGTTCTAAAATTTCAATTACACCTAAGCCTGTTTTGCCACTAGCTAAAAGGGTGTTGGTTGGATCAAACCCTAATGTTTCTTTGATTTCTGCTTTGACTTTTGGTACATCGGCGCTGGGGAGATCGACTTTGTTAAGTACAGGAAGGATGGTTAAATGATTATCTTTTGCTAAGTAAACATTAGCTAAAGTCTGGGCTTGGATGCCTTGAGCTGCATCAATTACCAAAAGCGCCCCTTCGCAAGCAGCCAAAGAACGCGAAACTTCATAACTAAAATCAACATGACCGGGGGTATCGATTAAATGCATAATATAATCTTTGCCATTTTTAGCATGATACATAATTTCGACAGCATTTAATTTAATTGTGATCCCTCTTTCTCGTTCTAAATCCATTGAATCAAGAATTTGATTTTGCATCGCTCTTTTGTCAATGGTTCC
This genomic interval carries:
- the lepA gene encoding translation elongation factor 4; this encodes MDITKIKERQTRIRNFSIIAHIDHGKSTLADRILELTGTIDKRAMQNQILDSMDLERERGITIKLNAVEIMYHAKNGKDYIMHLIDTPGHVDFSYEVSRSLAACEGALLVIDAAQGIQAQTLANVYLAKDNHLTILPVLNKVDLPSADVPKVKAEIKETLGFDPTNTLLASGKTGLGVIEILEQIVAVINPPQGDSQSPLQALIFDSYFDPYKGVVPSIRLINGTVKKGDQIRFMASKQVYEVVEVGVYNPKQIVKDFLAPGDVGYLTAAIKSIDHVRVGDTITTQQNPTLRPLPGYKQMNSVVFCGLYPVEINKYEALKDALEKLKLNDSSLMFEPESSSALGLGFRTGFLGLLHMEIIQERISREFGVEVIATAPSVIYHVYTLKGQKLLVDNPSKLPPAQMIQRIEEPFIKATIICPEIYIGKVMELSQNKRGSLQNIAYIDQQRTQISYLLPFSEIIYNYFDKLKSLTKGYASFDYEIDQYRVSKLQKMDILLNSEVIDALSLIVHQDFAYERGKVICEALKEFIPKQMFEIPIQAALGKKIIARETIKAMRKDVTAKLYGGDVTRKKKLLEKQKKGKKKMKTLGKVQLPQKAFLAILSTK